One window from the genome of Spiractinospora alimapuensis encodes:
- a CDS encoding methionine/alanine import family NSS transporter small subunit translates to MSASAIVMMVIALTVVWGGLLASILWIWRHPETPESDEMRATEQ, encoded by the coding sequence ATGTCCGCATCCGCCATCGTCATGATGGTCATCGCCCTCACCGTCGTGTGGGGCGGCCTCCTCGCGTCCATCCTGTGGATCTGGCGACACCCGGAGACCCCGGAATCAGACGAGATGCGAGCGACTGAGCAATAG
- a CDS encoding sodium-dependent transporter — translation MAGQVREQWGTRAGFLLAAMGSAIGLGNIWRFPYAAYEGGGGAFIVPYLIALLTAGLPLLILCYSIGHRYHGSPPVALRRLSRPAEGIGWWQVAICFVIGTYYAVIIAWALQYASFSLIPRNTAQWRENPETFFAEDYLRAAEPGMVQSYAADIGLTLLLVWVVTLIILLSGIRRGIERANRIFIPLLIVLFGALVIRAVTLEGAGAGLSALFEPDWSAMAEGQVWLIAYGQVFFSMSIGFGIMITYASYLRRKADLTGNAFVVGLANSSFELLAGIGIFATLGFMALQVDAPVQGVVEQGVGLAFIAFPQVIATMPLGGLFGVLFFLSLAVAGITSLISIMQVVVAALQDRFGLRRLTATLIGGGVPAVISLAVYPTDQGLTLLDVADRFINQYGIVAAALVQVVVVAWALRRLPDLQGHIEEYSSIRLTLWWKICLGVITPIVLTLLIATNLWTEFSEPYEGYPVVLLVFGGGGVAVGAIAVAVLLTAILWKRDVGPVPDVRK, via the coding sequence ATGGCTGGGCAGGTCCGTGAACAGTGGGGAACCAGAGCCGGCTTCCTGCTCGCCGCCATGGGGTCCGCCATCGGCCTCGGCAACATCTGGCGGTTCCCCTACGCCGCCTACGAAGGCGGCGGTGGAGCGTTCATCGTCCCCTACCTGATCGCGCTGTTGACCGCCGGTCTGCCGCTGTTGATCCTGTGCTACTCCATTGGGCACCGCTACCACGGCTCACCGCCCGTCGCCCTGCGGCGTCTGAGCCGCCCCGCCGAAGGCATCGGATGGTGGCAGGTGGCGATCTGCTTCGTCATCGGGACCTACTACGCCGTCATCATCGCCTGGGCCCTGCAGTACGCGTCGTTCTCCCTCATCCCCCGGAACACCGCACAATGGCGGGAGAACCCGGAGACGTTCTTCGCCGAGGACTACCTTCGCGCGGCGGAACCCGGGATGGTCCAGAGCTACGCCGCGGACATCGGACTGACCCTGCTCCTGGTCTGGGTGGTCACGCTGATCATCCTGCTGTCCGGGATCCGACGCGGCATCGAACGCGCCAACCGGATCTTCATCCCCCTGCTGATCGTGCTGTTCGGCGCCCTGGTGATCCGGGCCGTCACCCTCGAGGGTGCGGGTGCCGGACTCAGCGCACTCTTCGAACCGGACTGGTCCGCGATGGCCGAGGGCCAGGTCTGGCTGATCGCCTACGGCCAGGTGTTCTTCTCGATGTCCATCGGCTTCGGGATCATGATCACCTACGCCTCCTACCTGCGCCGCAAGGCCGACCTCACCGGGAACGCGTTCGTGGTGGGACTCGCCAACAGTTCGTTCGAGCTACTGGCCGGGATCGGTATCTTCGCCACACTGGGCTTCATGGCCCTCCAGGTGGACGCCCCCGTCCAGGGCGTCGTGGAGCAGGGCGTGGGGCTGGCATTCATCGCCTTCCCGCAGGTCATCGCCACCATGCCGCTCGGTGGGCTGTTCGGGGTCCTGTTCTTCCTCTCCCTGGCCGTCGCCGGCATCACCTCCCTGATCAGCATCATGCAGGTCGTCGTAGCGGCGCTGCAGGACCGCTTCGGGCTGCGGAGGCTCACGGCGACCCTCATCGGCGGCGGCGTCCCCGCAGTGATCTCCTTGGCGGTGTATCCCACGGACCAGGGCCTCACCCTGCTGGACGTCGCCGACCGGTTCATCAACCAGTACGGAATCGTGGCCGCGGCGCTCGTGCAGGTCGTCGTCGTGGCGTGGGCGCTGCGGCGCCTCCCGGACCTCCAAGGGCACATCGAGGAGTACTCCAGCATCCGGCTGACACTCTGGTGGAAGATCTGCCTCGGCGTCATCACGCCGATCGTGCTGACGCTGCTGATCGCGACCAACCTGTGGACCGAGTTCTCCGAACCCTACGAAGGCTACCCAGTGGTGCTGCTGGTCTTCGGCGGCGGTGGGGTCGCCGTTGGCGCGATCGCGGTCGCGGTGCTCCTCACAGCGATTCTGTGGAAGCGGGATGTCGGCCCGGTTCCGGACGTGCGCAAGTGA
- a CDS encoding ornithine cyclodeaminase family protein, producing MRCVGNAEVRRLVTMERAVDALRSTFTEIGRSASPVFDCPPRLALGDGATLVMTARHVPTGATVTKSLSVELSRDPAIVGSVAWMDPLRTEPLVVEAAAVTTLRTGAIAGLGTDLLAPPDADRMAIVGSGAQAPDQVRAVHAVRPLRELRVVSRRPENAERLAASLRPELPGTAITVASTVRDAVADMPIVTCATSAAEPVLDTVDLAPDAHVNGIGSFRPSMRELPEDLLAGAEVVMVEQRAAALEESGEIRHAVTTGGLRKDDVRELPDVLREPWQRSGGRTVFKSVGVGIHDWAVTRLIAETLDMPGVDSADV from the coding sequence ATGCGGTGTGTTGGGAACGCGGAAGTCCGCCGGTTGGTCACGATGGAGCGGGCCGTCGACGCGTTGCGCAGCACGTTCACCGAGATCGGTCGATCGGCCAGCCCGGTGTTCGACTGTCCGCCGCGGCTCGCGTTGGGTGACGGGGCGACGTTGGTGATGACGGCGCGGCACGTCCCCACGGGTGCCACGGTCACGAAGTCACTGAGTGTGGAGCTTTCCCGGGACCCCGCGATCGTGGGCTCGGTGGCGTGGATGGATCCGCTGCGAACGGAGCCGCTGGTGGTCGAGGCCGCCGCGGTGACCACGCTACGGACGGGTGCGATCGCCGGCCTCGGTACGGATCTGCTGGCGCCGCCGGACGCGGACCGGATGGCGATCGTCGGGTCGGGTGCTCAGGCCCCCGACCAGGTGCGGGCGGTGCACGCGGTGCGCCCGCTGCGCGAGCTTCGTGTCGTGAGTCGCCGACCGGAGAACGCCGAGAGGTTGGCCGCCTCCCTACGTCCCGAGCTCCCGGGTACCGCGATCACGGTCGCGTCCACGGTCCGGGACGCGGTCGCGGACATGCCCATCGTGACGTGTGCGACGTCGGCCGCCGAACCAGTGCTGGACACCGTGGACCTCGCCCCCGACGCGCACGTCAACGGGATCGGCTCGTTCCGGCCGTCCATGCGGGAGCTGCCGGAGGACCTGTTGGCGGGTGCCGAGGTGGTCATGGTGGAACAGCGTGCGGCCGCGCTCGAGGAGTCGGGGGAGATCCGGCACGCCGTCACGACCGGAGGCCTGAGGAAGGACGACGTTCGGGAACTTCCCGACGTGCTCCGGGAGCCGTGGCAGCGGAGCGGGGGGCGGACCGTGTTCAAGTCCGTGGGGGTCGGAATCCACGACTGGGCGGTGACACGTCTCATCGCCGAGACGCTCGACATGCCTGGTGTGGATTCCGCGGACGTCTGA